A genome region from Streptomyces xanthophaeus includes the following:
- the aceA gene encoding isocitrate lyase, with product MAEANTTAAAEQLKQRWADDPRWAGIERTYTAEDVVRLSGSVREEHTLARRGAERLWRQLHEQDYIHALGALTGGQAVQQVRAGLQAIYLSGWQVAADANQAGHTYPDQSLYPVNSVPQVVRRINNALLRADQIATAEGGTDTTDWLAPIVADAEAGFGGPLNAFELTKAMIAAGAAGIHYEDQLASEKKCGHLGGKVLVPTAQHVRTLNAARLAADIADTPTLIIARTDALAATLLTSDVDERDAEFCTGERTAEGFYHVRNGMAPVIARGLAYAPYADLIWVETGTPDLEQAREFAEAIHAQYPDQMLAYNCSPSFNWKAALDDDQIAKFQRELGAMGYRFQFITLAGFHSLNHGMFDLARGYAEHGMTAYVDLQEREFAAQAQGFTAVKHQREVGTGYFDLVSTAVNPASSTTALSGSTEEEQFH from the coding sequence ATGGCAGAGGCGAACACGACGGCGGCGGCCGAGCAGCTCAAGCAGCGCTGGGCCGACGACCCTCGCTGGGCGGGCATCGAGCGCACCTACACGGCCGAGGACGTGGTGCGGCTCTCGGGCAGCGTCCGCGAGGAGCACACCCTGGCCCGGCGCGGCGCCGAGCGGCTGTGGCGACAGCTCCACGAGCAGGACTACATCCACGCCCTCGGCGCGCTCACCGGCGGCCAGGCGGTCCAGCAGGTGCGGGCCGGACTCCAGGCGATCTACCTCTCCGGCTGGCAGGTGGCCGCCGACGCCAACCAGGCCGGGCACACCTACCCGGACCAGAGCCTGTACCCCGTCAACTCGGTCCCTCAGGTGGTGCGCAGGATCAACAACGCGCTGCTGCGCGCCGACCAGATCGCCACCGCCGAGGGCGGCACCGACACGACGGACTGGCTCGCGCCGATCGTCGCGGACGCCGAGGCCGGCTTCGGCGGCCCGCTGAACGCCTTCGAGCTCACCAAGGCGATGATCGCGGCGGGCGCGGCCGGCATCCACTACGAGGACCAGCTGGCCTCCGAGAAGAAGTGCGGCCACCTCGGCGGCAAGGTCCTCGTCCCGACCGCGCAGCACGTCCGCACCCTCAACGCGGCCCGCCTGGCGGCCGACATCGCCGACACCCCGACCCTGATCATCGCCCGTACGGACGCCCTCGCCGCCACCCTCCTGACGAGCGACGTCGATGAGCGCGACGCCGAGTTCTGCACCGGTGAGCGCACGGCGGAGGGCTTCTACCACGTCCGCAACGGAATGGCCCCGGTCATCGCCCGCGGCCTCGCCTACGCCCCGTACGCCGACCTCATCTGGGTGGAGACCGGAACCCCGGACCTGGAGCAGGCCCGCGAGTTCGCCGAGGCGATCCACGCGCAGTACCCGGACCAGATGCTGGCCTACAACTGCTCGCCGTCCTTCAACTGGAAGGCGGCCCTGGACGACGACCAGATCGCCAAGTTCCAGCGGGAGCTCGGCGCGATGGGCTACCGCTTCCAGTTCATCACCCTGGCCGGCTTCCACTCCCTCAACCACGGCATGTTCGACCTCGCCCGCGGCTACGCCGAGCACGGCATGACCGCGTACGTCGACCTCCAGGAGCGCGAGTTCGCCGCCCAGGCCCAGGGGTTCACCGCCGTCAAGCACCAGCGCGAGGTCGGCACCGGCTACTTCGACCTCGTCTCCACCGCGGTCAACCCGGCCTCCTCCACGACCGCACTCTCCGGTTCCACCGAGGAAGAGCAGTTCCACTAG
- a CDS encoding short-chain fatty acyl-CoA regulator family protein produces MSKTYAGARLRRLREERRMTQADLARVLAISPSYLNQMEHDSRPLTVPVLLRLTEAFGVDPGFFSERDTSRLVADLREALANEVAQARVSPSDLAELATRMPAVASVLLDLGRRSQLLAERLADAADGRDAAADSPRSPHEEIREFFYRRQNYLHDTDLAAEGLAAEIGIRPGDVIRALTRRLSDRHGIRTATDSDRLHHYDPAARVLHLSNRLRPGQQAFRMATQLALIEYGDELDRLAAEDFPPGSPVHALARIGIANHFAGALILPYRAFHAAAEEFRYDIERLTDHFGIGYETVCHRLSTLQRPRLRGVPFSFVRVDRAGNMSKRQSATGFHFSRAGGTCPLWNVYEAFAAPGRIHVQVAAMPDGQRYLWTARAVTRHRGGWGEPGKTFAIGLGCEIRHASRLVYADGLDLDNTAAATPIGMGCRLCERLDCPQRAVPPLGRALAVDENSSTFIPYPVIRNPAPARD; encoded by the coding sequence GTGAGCAAGACGTACGCGGGAGCGCGGCTGCGACGGCTGCGCGAGGAGCGGCGGATGACCCAGGCCGACCTGGCCCGGGTGCTCGCCATCTCCCCCAGCTACCTGAACCAGATGGAGCACGACTCCCGGCCGCTCACCGTTCCGGTCCTGCTGCGGCTCACCGAGGCCTTCGGCGTGGATCCGGGGTTCTTCTCGGAGCGCGACACCAGCCGGCTGGTCGCCGACCTGCGCGAGGCGCTCGCGAACGAGGTGGCACAGGCACGCGTCTCCCCCTCCGACCTGGCCGAACTGGCCACCCGCATGCCCGCCGTCGCCTCGGTCCTGCTGGACCTGGGCCGGCGCAGCCAGCTCCTGGCCGAGCGGCTCGCCGACGCCGCCGACGGCCGGGACGCGGCCGCCGACAGCCCGCGCTCGCCCCACGAGGAGATCCGCGAGTTCTTCTACCGGCGGCAGAACTACCTCCACGACACCGATCTCGCCGCCGAAGGCCTCGCCGCCGAGATCGGCATCCGCCCGGGGGACGTCATCCGCGCGCTGACCCGCCGGCTCTCCGACCGGCACGGGATCCGGACGGCCACGGACTCCGACCGGCTGCACCACTACGACCCCGCCGCCCGGGTGCTGCACCTGTCGAACCGGCTCCGGCCGGGGCAGCAGGCGTTCCGGATGGCCACGCAGCTGGCGCTGATCGAGTACGGGGACGAGCTGGACCGGCTGGCCGCCGAGGACTTCCCGCCCGGCTCCCCCGTCCACGCCCTCGCGCGGATCGGCATCGCCAACCATTTCGCAGGCGCGCTCATCCTCCCGTACCGCGCCTTCCACGCGGCCGCCGAGGAGTTCCGCTACGACATCGAGCGGCTCACCGACCACTTCGGGATCGGCTACGAGACGGTCTGCCACCGGCTGAGCACCCTGCAGCGGCCCAGGCTGCGCGGGGTTCCCTTCTCCTTCGTCCGGGTGGACCGGGCCGGGAACATGTCCAAGCGCCAGTCCGCGACCGGATTCCACTTCTCGCGCGCGGGCGGCACCTGCCCGCTGTGGAACGTGTACGAGGCCTTCGCCGCGCCCGGCCGCATCCACGTCCAGGTGGCCGCCATGCCCGACGGGCAGCGGTACCTGTGGACCGCCCGGGCCGTCACCCGCCACCGCGGTGGCTGGGGCGAGCCGGGCAAGACCTTCGCGATCGGGCTCGGCTGCGAGATCCGGCACGCCTCGCGGCTCGTGTACGCCGACGGGCTCGACCTCGACAACACGGCGGCCGCCACCCCCATCGGCATGGGCTGCCGCCTCTGCGAACGCCTCGACTGCCCGCAGCGGGCCGTACCGCCGCTCGGGCGGGCGCTGGCCGTCGACGAGAACAGCAGCACCTTCATCCCGTACCCGGTGATCAGGAACCCGGCCCCGGCACGGGACTGA
- a CDS encoding CoA-acylating methylmalonate-semialdehyde dehydrogenase translates to MVRELTHFIGGKHTTGSSGLFTDVYDPNTGAVQARVPLAGRADTEAAIANAEEAQADWGQWNPQRRSRVLLRFLQLVEGERDSLARLLSSEHGKTVADAHGDLQRGLEVVEFAAGVPHLLKGEFTDNAGTGIDVHSLRSPLGVVAGITPFNFPAMIPLWQAAPALACGNSFILKPSERDPSVPLRLAELFLEAGLPPGVLNVVNGGKEAVDTLLEDPRVQALGFVGSTPIAAHIYATAAAHGKRAQCFGGAKNHMIVMPDADLDQAVEALIGAGYGSAGERCMAIAVAVPVGEETANALVAKLTERIATLRVGRSDDPEADFGPLVSQDALDRVNRYVGIGATEGAELVVDGRGFTLPGHEDGFFAGATLFDRVTPQMRIYREEIFGPVLSVVRADGYEEALRLPTEHPYGNGVAIFTRDGDTARDFTPRVGAGMVGVNVPIPVPVAYHTFGGWKRSGFGDLNQHGPDSIRFYTRTKTVTSRWPSGARESASFTIPTMG, encoded by the coding sequence ATGGTCCGTGAACTCACCCATTTCATCGGCGGCAAGCACACCACCGGATCCTCCGGCCTCTTCACCGACGTGTACGACCCCAACACCGGCGCCGTCCAGGCCCGGGTCCCGCTCGCGGGGCGGGCCGACACGGAGGCCGCCATCGCGAACGCCGAGGAGGCGCAGGCCGACTGGGGGCAGTGGAACCCGCAGCGCCGCTCACGCGTCCTGCTGCGCTTCCTCCAGCTGGTCGAGGGCGAACGGGACTCCCTCGCCCGGCTGTTGTCCTCCGAGCACGGCAAGACCGTCGCCGACGCCCACGGAGACCTGCAACGCGGCCTGGAGGTGGTCGAGTTCGCCGCCGGTGTCCCGCACCTGCTCAAGGGCGAGTTCACCGACAACGCGGGTACCGGGATCGACGTGCATTCCCTGCGCTCGCCGCTGGGCGTGGTCGCCGGGATCACCCCCTTCAACTTCCCCGCGATGATCCCCCTGTGGCAGGCCGCACCCGCCCTGGCCTGCGGCAACTCCTTCATCCTGAAGCCCTCCGAGCGCGACCCCTCCGTACCCCTGCGCCTCGCCGAGCTCTTCCTGGAGGCCGGTCTGCCGCCCGGCGTGCTCAACGTGGTCAACGGCGGCAAGGAGGCCGTCGACACCCTCCTCGAAGACCCGCGCGTGCAGGCCCTCGGCTTCGTCGGCTCCACCCCGATCGCCGCGCACATCTACGCCACCGCCGCCGCCCACGGCAAGCGCGCCCAGTGCTTCGGCGGGGCCAAGAACCACATGATCGTGATGCCCGACGCCGACCTCGACCAGGCCGTGGAGGCCCTCATCGGCGCCGGCTACGGCTCCGCGGGCGAGCGCTGCATGGCCATCGCCGTCGCCGTACCCGTCGGCGAGGAGACCGCGAACGCCCTCGTGGCCAAGCTGACGGAGCGCATCGCCACCCTGCGCGTGGGCCGCTCCGACGACCCCGAGGCCGACTTCGGGCCGCTGGTCAGCCAGGACGCCCTGGACCGGGTGAACCGCTACGTCGGCATCGGAGCCACCGAGGGCGCCGAACTCGTCGTGGACGGGCGCGGGTTCACCCTGCCCGGGCACGAGGACGGCTTCTTCGCCGGAGCGACCCTCTTCGACCGCGTGACCCCGCAGATGCGGATCTACCGCGAGGAGATCTTCGGCCCGGTGCTGTCCGTCGTACGGGCGGACGGCTACGAGGAGGCCCTGCGCCTGCCCACCGAGCACCCGTACGGCAACGGCGTCGCGATCTTCACCCGGGACGGCGACACGGCGCGCGACTTCACCCCGCGGGTGGGCGCCGGCATGGTCGGCGTCAACGTGCCGATCCCCGTCCCCGTGGCCTACCACACCTTCGGCGGCTGGAAGCGCTCCGGCTTCGGCGACCTGAACCAGCACGGCCCCGACTCGATCCGCTTCTACACCCGTACCAAGACCGTCACCTCGCGCTGGCCCTCCGGGGCCAGGGAGAGCGCGAGCTTCACCATCCCGACGATGGGATGA
- a CDS encoding acyl-CoA dehydrogenase family protein: protein MTLTLSPDQLALAEVTLDFAQEQLGPYAVTWDQDKHFPLDVIRKAADLGLGGVYVREEHGGSGLGRSDGVLVFETLATGCPSIAGYLSIHNMVAWMIDRYGDADQQARWLPDLCSARSLGSYCLTEPGAGSDAARLRTRAERTDDGYVLTGVKQFISGAGAADVYIVMARTGGEGAGGISAFVVERADAGVSFGPNERKMGWNAQPTRQVILDGVRVPAGRRLGAEGDGFRIAMNGLNGGRLGIAACSLGGAQSALDRSLAYLADREAFGARLLDAQALQFRLADMATELAAARALVRQAADALDRGDPLAPQLCAMAKRFATDTGYAVADQALQLHGGYGYLSEYGIEKIVRDLRVHQILEGTNEVMRIIVARGLTEALR, encoded by the coding sequence ATGACCCTCACCCTCAGCCCCGATCAGCTCGCCCTCGCCGAGGTCACCCTCGACTTCGCCCAGGAGCAGCTCGGCCCGTACGCCGTCACCTGGGACCAGGACAAGCACTTCCCGCTGGACGTGATCCGCAAGGCGGCGGACCTCGGGCTCGGCGGCGTCTACGTCCGCGAAGAGCACGGCGGTTCCGGCCTCGGCCGCAGCGACGGCGTCCTCGTCTTCGAAACCCTCGCCACCGGTTGCCCCTCCATCGCCGGGTACCTCTCCATCCACAACATGGTCGCCTGGATGATCGACCGGTACGGGGACGCGGACCAGCAGGCCCGCTGGCTCCCCGACCTGTGCTCCGCCCGGTCCCTGGGCAGCTACTGCCTGACCGAGCCCGGCGCCGGATCCGACGCGGCCCGGCTGCGCACCCGGGCCGAGCGCACGGACGACGGCTATGTGCTGACCGGGGTCAAGCAGTTCATCTCCGGCGCCGGCGCCGCCGATGTCTACATCGTCATGGCGCGCACCGGCGGGGAGGGCGCGGGCGGCATCTCCGCGTTCGTCGTCGAACGCGCGGACGCCGGGGTCTCCTTCGGCCCGAACGAGCGCAAGATGGGCTGGAACGCCCAGCCCACCCGCCAGGTGATCCTCGACGGGGTCCGCGTCCCCGCCGGCCGGCGGCTCGGCGCCGAGGGCGACGGCTTCCGCATCGCCATGAACGGCCTCAACGGCGGCCGCCTCGGCATCGCCGCCTGCTCGCTGGGCGGTGCCCAGAGCGCGCTGGACCGCAGCCTCGCGTACCTGGCCGACCGGGAGGCCTTCGGGGCCCGGCTGCTGGACGCCCAGGCCCTGCAGTTCCGGCTCGCGGACATGGCCACCGAGCTGGCCGCGGCCCGCGCCCTGGTCCGCCAGGCCGCCGACGCGCTCGACCGGGGCGACCCGCTGGCCCCGCAGCTGTGCGCGATGGCCAAGCGGTTCGCCACCGACACCGGCTACGCGGTCGCCGACCAGGCCCTCCAACTCCACGGGGGATACGGCTACTTGAGCGAGTACGGCATCGAGAAGATCGTCCGCGACCTTCGGGTCCACCAGATCCTGGAAGGCACCAACGAGGTCATGCGCATCATCGTCGCCCGCGGGCTCACGGAGGCCCTGCGATGA
- a CDS encoding enoyl-CoA hydratase/isomerase family protein encodes MNHETIGAHDQDQDQVLLRTEGHTAYITLNRPKALNALTHSMVLRIDGALARWQHDPDVAAVVIEGSGERGLCAGGDIRAIYEDARTGGTASAGFWRDEYRLNARIARYPKPYVALMDGIVMGGGVGVSAHGTVRIVTERSRVAMPETGIGFVPDVGGTYLLALAPGELGTHLALTGAPAGAADALLCGLADHFVPSELLPRLASDLARTSVHEVLERYVAPAPAGALDGDRRWIDHCYAADTVEDIVERLLGSGVPAAKEAAVTLAAKSPTALKVTLAALRRVRGLGPLERALEQEYRVSCAALSSPDLVEGIRAQVIDKDRSPRWSPPSLAEVAPGDVERFFAPPGARELGLTLADSTQEVPW; translated from the coding sequence ATGAACCACGAAACCATCGGGGCCCACGACCAGGACCAGGACCAGGTGCTCCTGCGGACCGAGGGCCACACCGCCTACATCACGCTGAACCGCCCCAAGGCCCTCAACGCCCTGACCCACTCCATGGTGCTGCGCATCGACGGGGCGCTCGCCAGGTGGCAGCACGACCCGGACGTCGCGGCCGTCGTCATCGAGGGCTCCGGTGAACGCGGCCTGTGCGCGGGCGGTGACATCCGCGCGATCTACGAGGACGCCCGCACGGGCGGCACCGCCTCGGCCGGTTTCTGGCGCGACGAGTACCGGCTCAACGCCCGCATCGCCCGCTACCCCAAGCCGTACGTCGCCCTCATGGACGGCATCGTCATGGGCGGCGGCGTCGGGGTCTCGGCCCACGGCACCGTACGGATCGTCACCGAACGCTCCCGCGTGGCCATGCCCGAGACGGGCATCGGCTTCGTCCCCGACGTCGGCGGCACGTACCTGCTGGCGCTGGCGCCCGGCGAGCTGGGCACCCACCTGGCCCTGACGGGGGCGCCCGCCGGCGCGGCGGACGCGCTGCTCTGCGGGCTCGCCGATCATTTCGTGCCCTCGGAGCTGCTGCCGCGGCTGGCCTCGGACCTGGCACGGACCTCCGTGCACGAGGTGCTGGAACGGTACGTCGCTCCGGCGCCCGCCGGCGCGCTCGACGGCGACCGCCGATGGATCGACCACTGCTATGCGGCGGACACGGTGGAGGACATCGTGGAGCGCCTGCTCGGCAGCGGTGTCCCGGCGGCGAAGGAGGCCGCGGTCACCCTTGCGGCCAAGTCGCCCACGGCCCTCAAGGTGACCCTGGCCGCCCTGCGCCGGGTGCGCGGACTCGGCCCGCTGGAGCGGGCTCTGGAACAGGAGTACCGGGTCTCCTGCGCGGCGCTGTCCTCCCCCGACCTGGTGGAGGGGATCCGCGCGCAGGTGATCGACAAGGACCGCAGCCCCCGCTGGTCACCGCCTTCCCTGGCGGAGGTGGCTCCTGGGGACGTGGAACGGTTCTTCGCTCCGCCCGGCGCGCGCGAACTGGGGCTGACCCTTGCGGATTCGACTCAGGAGGTGCCCTGGTGA
- the mmsB gene encoding 3-hydroxyisobutyrate dehydrogenase, producing MSRTVAFVGLGHMGGPMAANLVKAGHRVLGFDLVPELLETAAATGVEPAVSAAAAAAGADVVITMLPAGAHVLSLYGEGGLLAAARPGTLFVDCSTIDVADARAAHEAAGAAGHRSLDAPVSGGVVGAQAASLTFMAGGGAEEFAAAGPLLGAMGKKAVHCGAAGAGQAAKICNNMILAVSMIGVSEAFVLAESLGLDHQALYDVASTASGQCWALTVNCPVPGPVPGSPANRDYLPGFASPLMAKDLALAANALRAGGVEAPLGLKAAELYAVFAAGEGAGLDFSAIVRTLRPRNGNPV from the coding sequence GTGAGCAGGACCGTGGCGTTCGTCGGACTGGGCCACATGGGTGGCCCGATGGCGGCCAACCTGGTGAAGGCCGGACATCGCGTCCTCGGCTTCGACCTGGTGCCGGAGCTGCTGGAAACCGCCGCCGCGACGGGGGTGGAGCCGGCGGTGTCGGCCGCCGCGGCGGCCGCCGGGGCCGACGTGGTGATCACCATGCTGCCGGCGGGAGCGCACGTCCTCTCCCTGTACGGGGAGGGCGGGCTGCTGGCCGCCGCACGGCCCGGCACCCTGTTCGTCGACTGCTCGACCATCGACGTGGCCGACGCGCGGGCGGCCCACGAGGCCGCCGGGGCCGCCGGTCACCGGTCCCTCGACGCGCCCGTCTCGGGCGGGGTGGTCGGCGCGCAGGCGGCGAGCCTCACGTTCATGGCGGGCGGCGGCGCCGAGGAGTTCGCCGCGGCCGGGCCGCTGCTCGGCGCGATGGGCAAGAAGGCCGTGCACTGCGGGGCGGCGGGCGCCGGACAGGCCGCGAAGATCTGCAACAACATGATCCTCGCGGTCTCGATGATCGGGGTGAGCGAGGCCTTCGTCCTCGCCGAGAGCCTCGGCCTGGACCACCAGGCCCTCTACGACGTGGCCTCCACCGCCTCCGGCCAGTGCTGGGCCCTCACCGTCAACTGCCCCGTGCCCGGACCTGTTCCGGGCAGCCCCGCCAACCGCGACTACCTTCCCGGCTTCGCCTCACCCCTCATGGCCAAGGACCTCGCCCTGGCGGCGAACGCCCTGCGGGCCGGCGGGGTGGAGGCGCCGCTGGGCCTGAAGGCCGCCGAGCTGTACGCCGTCTTCGCCGCGGGCGAGGGCGCCGGCCTCGACTTCTCGGCGATCGTCCGCACACTGCGACCCCGGAACGGAAACCCCGTATGA
- a CDS encoding enoyl-CoA hydratase produces the protein MTYETILLERKGRVAVLTLHRPEALNALNLQVMTEVVAAAEELDRDPEVGCIVLTGSAKAFAAGADIKEMRPRGYMDMYLSDWFTAWDRLGQVRTPTLAAVSGYALGGGCELAMMCDILLAADTAKFGQPEIKLGVIPGIGGSQRLTRAVGKAKAMELCLTGRTMDAAEAERAGLVSRIVTAGELLSEALAVAETVAGMSKPVAMMAKEAVNRAFETTLTEGVRFERRLFHAVFATADQKEGMSAFVDKRPPRFSHG, from the coding sequence ATGACCTACGAAACCATCCTGCTGGAGCGCAAGGGCCGGGTGGCCGTCCTCACCCTCCACCGGCCGGAGGCCCTCAACGCCCTGAACCTCCAGGTCATGACCGAGGTGGTGGCCGCCGCGGAGGAACTGGACCGGGACCCGGAGGTCGGCTGCATCGTCCTGACCGGCTCCGCGAAGGCCTTCGCGGCCGGCGCGGACATCAAGGAGATGCGGCCGCGCGGCTATATGGACATGTACCTCTCGGACTGGTTCACGGCGTGGGACCGGCTCGGCCAGGTCCGTACGCCCACCCTCGCGGCGGTCTCCGGCTACGCGCTGGGCGGCGGCTGCGAGCTCGCCATGATGTGCGACATCCTGCTCGCCGCGGACACCGCGAAGTTCGGGCAGCCCGAGATCAAGCTCGGGGTGATCCCGGGGATCGGCGGATCCCAGCGTCTCACCCGGGCCGTCGGCAAGGCCAAGGCCATGGAGCTGTGCCTGACGGGCCGCACCATGGACGCGGCCGAGGCCGAGCGGGCCGGCCTGGTCTCCCGGATCGTCACGGCCGGCGAGCTGCTGTCCGAGGCCCTCGCGGTCGCCGAGACCGTCGCCGGGATGTCGAAGCCGGTCGCGATGATGGCCAAGGAGGCCGTGAACCGGGCCTTCGAGACCACCCTCACCGAGGGCGTCCGCTTCGAACGACGGCTGTTCCACGCGGTCTTCGCCACGGCCGACCAGAAGGAGGGCATGTCCGCCTTCGTGGACAAGCGCCCGCCCCGCTTCAGCCACGGCTGA
- a CDS encoding response regulator transcription factor — MTESRGLVLIVEDERHISDVQRLYLTREGFGVHVEADGAAGLAAARRMHPVAIVLDIGLPGMDGIAFCRALRDAGDWTPVLLVTARGEEADRILGLELGADDYLTKPFSPRELVARVKTVLRRAAGPPGPPPGSTGRLSVDPVSRTVRRDGEPVELTATEFNLLVHLLQHVGQVFTREQLLAQVWGYPGYRDTRMVDVFVSQVRAKLGDASPIRTVRGVGYSATAPGP; from the coding sequence ATGACGGAGTCCAGGGGCCTCGTACTGATCGTCGAGGACGAGCGCCACATCTCCGACGTGCAACGCCTCTACCTGACCCGCGAAGGCTTCGGGGTCCACGTGGAGGCCGACGGGGCCGCCGGTCTGGCGGCCGCGAGGCGCATGCACCCGGTGGCGATCGTCCTGGACATCGGCCTGCCCGGCATGGACGGCATCGCCTTCTGCCGCGCCCTGCGCGACGCCGGCGACTGGACACCGGTGCTGCTGGTCACCGCCCGCGGCGAGGAGGCCGACCGGATCCTCGGCCTCGAACTCGGTGCGGACGACTACCTGACCAAGCCGTTCTCGCCCCGCGAGCTGGTCGCGCGGGTCAAGACCGTGCTGCGCCGGGCGGCGGGCCCGCCCGGACCGCCGCCCGGGAGCACCGGCCGGCTCAGCGTGGACCCGGTCAGCCGTACCGTGCGCCGCGACGGCGAGCCGGTCGAACTCACCGCCACCGAGTTCAATCTGCTCGTCCACCTCCTCCAGCACGTGGGCCAGGTCTTCACCCGCGAGCAGCTGCTCGCCCAGGTGTGGGGGTACCCCGGCTACCGCGACACCCGCATGGTCGACGTGTTCGTCTCGCAGGTGCGCGCCAAGCTCGGCGACGCGAGCCCGATCCGTACGGTCCGGGGCGTCGGGTACAGCGCGACGGCGCCCGGCCCGTGA
- a CDS encoding HAMP domain-containing sensor histidine kinase, with amino-acid sequence MTRDPRTGPHRGSLARKIVVLTTVVAALAVALTGLIAWQTAARGAEQRERDQLTRQATVLSRLPILSEALFTGAQALAGPNGVQLAVIARDGTVSGTAGPAVDRTSRSALLAGDPVSTTGILGGQEVLLVGQPGVRGGAVVLTEPYTVVTENTNQIRRNVIVPLVVGMLGAALAGALLARRIARPLVTAAQIAHRLADGERGVPAPVDGPRETADIGRALNVLDEALAHSENRQREFLLSVSHDLRTPLTALQGYAEALADGLIEPERVPEVGSILADETRRLDRFLGDLLDLARLEADDFRLDVAPADLRALVSEAAAFWTGLCARHGVDLRLERPELPVVVATDAFRVRQLIDGLVQNALRVTPGGAPLVLAVRPAAAGGGAELQVRDGGPGLTDDDVRIAFDHGALHARYRDTRPVGSGLGLAIAHRLTGRLGADIRVEGHGPEGGASFTVTLPPAPAA; translated from the coding sequence GTGACCCGCGACCCCCGCACGGGTCCGCACCGCGGCTCCCTCGCCCGCAAGATCGTGGTGCTGACCACCGTGGTGGCGGCGCTCGCGGTGGCCCTGACGGGACTGATCGCCTGGCAGACCGCCGCGCGCGGCGCCGAACAGCGTGAACGCGACCAGCTGACCCGTCAGGCGACGGTGCTCAGCCGGCTGCCGATCCTGTCCGAGGCGCTCTTCACCGGCGCCCAGGCCCTGGCGGGGCCCAACGGGGTGCAGCTCGCGGTCATCGCCCGGGACGGCACCGTGAGCGGAACGGCCGGCCCGGCCGTCGACCGTACGTCCAGATCGGCCCTGCTGGCAGGGGATCCGGTCTCCACCACCGGCATCCTCGGTGGCCAGGAGGTACTGCTGGTGGGGCAGCCCGGCGTACGCGGCGGGGCGGTCGTGCTGACCGAGCCGTACACGGTGGTCACCGAGAACACGAACCAGATCCGCCGCAACGTGATCGTCCCGCTGGTCGTCGGCATGCTCGGCGCGGCCCTGGCCGGGGCGCTCCTCGCCCGCCGGATCGCCCGTCCGCTCGTGACGGCCGCGCAGATCGCGCACCGGCTCGCCGACGGCGAACGCGGCGTACCTGCCCCGGTCGACGGCCCCCGGGAGACCGCCGACATCGGGCGCGCCCTCAACGTCCTGGACGAGGCGCTGGCCCACAGCGAGAACCGGCAGCGGGAGTTCCTGCTCTCCGTCTCCCACGATCTGCGCACCCCGCTGACCGCGCTGCAGGGCTACGCCGAGGCGCTCGCCGACGGCCTGATCGAGCCGGAGCGGGTGCCTGAGGTCGGCTCGATCCTGGCCGACGAGACCCGGCGCCTGGACCGGTTCCTCGGGGACCTGCTGGACCTGGCCCGGCTGGAGGCCGACGACTTCCGTCTGGACGTGGCCCCGGCCGATCTGCGCGCACTGGTCTCCGAGGCCGCCGCGTTCTGGACCGGCCTGTGCGCACGCCACGGCGTCGACCTCCGGCTCGAACGGCCGGAGCTGCCCGTCGTCGTCGCGACGGACGCCTTCCGGGTCCGGCAGCTGATCGACGGCCTGGTGCAGAACGCGCTGCGCGTCACGCCCGGGGGCGCGCCCCTGGTCCTCGCCGTCCGCCCGGCCGCCGCGGGCGGCGGGGCCGAGCTGCAGGTCCGCGACGGCGGGCCCGGCCTGACCGACGACGACGTACGCATCGCCTTCGACCACGGCGCCCTCCACGCACGCTACCGGGACACCCGCCCGGTCGGCAGCGGCCTGGGGCTGGCGATCGCCCACCGCCTGACCGGCCGTCTCGGCGCCGACATCCGCGTCGAGGGGCACGGCCCGGAAGGCGGCGCCAGCTTCACCGTCACCCTCCCGCCGGCGCCCGCCGCCTGA